The Pseudonocardia sp. HH130630-07 DNA window CCAGCGCGTGATCTGCTGGTTCGGCGAGCAGATTCGTGTAGTTCGATCCGGCCCCCTGTGTCGCGCTTGAGGGTCGCGGCGTGCTGGTGGGCACGGATGATCGTGGAGTCCACGCTGACCGCCCACCCGAGCACCTCGGCGGCGTCGGCCTCGACCAGAAGAGCAGCCAGGATGTGGTCCCAGGTGCCGTCGCCGCTGTAGCGGCGGTGCCGCTTCCACAACGTCTGCCACGGCCCGAACTCGGCTGGGGCGTCGCGCCAGGGAAGCCCGCACCGATACCGGTAGATGATCCCCTCGATCACCCGGCGGTCATCGCGGAACGGGCGCCCGCGACGACCCTCGGAGGAGGGCAACAGCGGCGCCAGACGGGCCCACTGGGCATCAGTCAGGACAGCGGTACGCGGCACCGATCAAGCATCGCGCACCCCGCTCCGCCTATCTGGGAGACACGCCCTAAGTGCTACTCGTTACGACGGATCTCGTTGAGCTGATGGCGGAGGTTCTGGACGTCCCACCGCATGTGCCCGCCCGGCGTCACGAGGTCCGGCTTGATCCGGCCGTCGGCCGCCCACCGATCGATGCTCCGGGCGCTGATGCCGAGCAGCTCGCGGCCTCCGACGTGTGTACGAGCTCCGACACGGGCCCATCATGGCGGCCGGATCGGCTGGTCCGGCGCCGTCTGGCGTGGATGGCGCGACTGTCTTGATCGACTCGAACTGTAGATCGCGGAGGTCGATCCGCGGACGGGCGAGGCCTGGCGGCTGAAAGTTAGGGTGAGGG harbors:
- a CDS encoding IS5 family transposase, which codes for MPRTAVLTDAQWARLAPLLPSSEGRRGRPFRDDRRVIEGIIYRYRCGLPWRDAPAEFGPWQTLWKRHRRYSGDGTWDHILAALLVEADAAEVLGWAVSVDSTIIRAHQHAATLKRDTGGRIELHESARRTSRSRAGTVPRRAVDEDPPAR